In Pleuronectes platessa chromosome 5, fPlePla1.1, whole genome shotgun sequence, a single genomic region encodes these proteins:
- the LOC128440189 gene encoding extracellular calcium-sensing receptor-like, with amino-acid sequence MDGDYVVGGVFSIHYYMHTVKYNYTTMPEPLRCTGSINSRELRFSRAMIFAIEEINNSSNLLPGVTLGYHIYDSCASVLMAARLAFQLANGQDPEFSVGNDHNCSQSGMVMAIVGESGSTPSISMSRVLGPFNIPQVSHFATCACLSNKKQYPSFFRTIPSDQFQAKALAKLVKHFGWTWIGAVRSDSDYGNNGMASFLDAAHREGICVEYSESFYRNNPRSKIQRVAEVIRRSTATVIVAFASSGDMRILLEELSREPSPPRQWLGSEGWVTDSQLLRFSFCAGAIGIGIQQAVIPGLRDFLLDLPLTKVSASPVLTEFWESEFNCRLDQIGEAIGESLCHGTEDIQTLQSPYTDTSQLRITNMVYKAVYAIAHAIHNAVCQKTNSTRECDKLTRIESKQLLTELKKVSFSQNGYDVSFDANGDPVATYELVSWQRRASGSIELVTVGHYNGSLPVGQEFQISRNFTWMEGGTQVPASVCTESCPAGTRKVLQRGKPICCYDCVPCPEGEISNATDSPDCFPCSDEFWPNAERNTCLPKPVEFLSIHEVLGIILAAFSVGGAFLAIITAAVFFHHRTSPIVRANNSELSFLLLFSVTLCFLCSLTFMGVPSNWSCMLRHTAFGITFVLCISCVLGKTIVVLMAFKATLPGRNIMKWFGPPQQRMTVVSFTFIQVVICIIWLVVSPPFPIKNLTTYKERIILECALGSAIGFWAVLGYIGLLAFFCFVLAVLARKLPDNFNEAKLITFSMLIFCAVWITFIPAYISSPGKFTVAVEIFAILASSFGLILCIFAPKIYIILFKPEKNTKKHLMNKNES; translated from the exons ATGGACGGGGACTATGTGGTTGGGGGGGTTTTCTCCATTCACTACTACATGCACACAGTGAAGTATAACTACACCACAATGCCTGAGCCTCTGAGGTGCACGGGGAG catCAACTCCCGCGAGCTGCGCTTCTCACGGGCCATGATCTTCGCCATCGAGGAGATCAACAACAGCTCCAACCTGCTGCCGGGCGTCACACTCGGTTACCACATCTATGACTCGTGCGCCTCGGTGCTGATGGCGGCGCGTCTGGCCTTCCAGCTCGCCAACGGCCAAGACCCGGAGTTCAGCGTCGGCAATGACCACAACTGCTCCCAGTCCGGAATGGTGATGGCCATCGTTGGCGAGTCTGGCTCCACACCATCCATCAGCATGTCGCGCGTCCTCGGGCCCTTTAACATCCCTCAA GTGAGCCACTTTGCCACGTGCGCCTGCCTCTCCAACAAGAAGCAGTACCCAAGTTTCTTCAGGACGATACCCAGTGACCAGTTCCAGGCCAAAGCGCTGGCCAAACTGGTCAAACACTTCGGCTGGACGTGGATCGGTGCTGTGCGCTCGGATTCGGACTATGGCAACAATGGCATGGCTTCTTTCCTGGACGCAGCGCACAGAGAGGGCATCTGCGTGGAGTACTCCGAGTCTTTCTACCGCAACAACCCGCGCAGCAAGATCCAGAGAGTGGCTGAAGTGATCCGCAG GTCGACAGCCACAGTTATTGTGGCCTTTGCAAGCTCTGGAGACATGAGGATCCTGTTAGAGGAGCTGTCCCGggagccttctcctcctcgtcagTGGTTAGGAAGCGAGGGCTGGgtgactgactcacagctgctgAGGTTCTCTTTCTGTGCCGGGGCCATCGGAATTGGCATCCAGCAAGCTGTCATCCCCGGCCTGAGGGACTTCCTGCTGGATCTGCCCCTGACCAAAGTGTCTGCGTCCCCGGTGCTGACTGAGTTCTGGGAGAGTGAATTCAACTGTAGGCTGGACCAGATAG GTGAAGCCATAGGAGAGAGTTTATGTCATGGAACTGAAGACATACAGACGCTCCAGAGCCCGTACACCGACACGTCTCAGCTCCGCATCACCAACATGGTGTACAAGGCCGTTTATGCAATAGCTCATGCAATTCATAACGCAGTGTGCCAGAAAACTAACTCTACAAGAGAGTGTGACAAACTCACCAGGATAGAGTCCAAACAG CttctcactgagctgaagaaagTCAGTTTTTCCCAGAATGGTTATGATGTGTCGTTTGATGCCAACGGAGACCCGGTGGCCACATATGAGCTGGTCAGCTGGCAAAGAAGAGCAAGTGGCAGCATTGAGTTGGTGACAGTGGGGCACTACAATGGGTCGCTACCGGTCGGACAGGAATTCCAAATCAGCAGAAACTTCACGTGGATGGAGGGTGGCACACAG gtGCCTGCTTCAGTGTGCACGGAGAGCTGCCCTGCAGGAACCCGTAAAGTGCTGCAGAGAGGGAAACCCATCTGCTGCTATGACTGTGTACCATGTCCTGAGGGAGAGATAAGCAATGCTACAG attCTCCTGATTGCTTCCCCTGCTCTGATGAGTTCTGGCCCAACGCAGAGAGAAACACGTGTCTCCCTAAGCCTGTAGAGTTTCTCTCCATCCATGAGGTCCTGGGAATCATCCTGGCTGCGTTCTCCGTTGGCGGCGCGTTTCTCGCCATCATAACAGCAGCCGTATTCTTTCATCACAGAACGTCCCCGATCGTCCGGGCGAACAACTCTGAGCtgagcttcctgctgctcttctcgGTGACTCTGTGTTTCTTATGTTCACTAACTTTCATGGGAGTGCCCTCCAACTGGTCCTGCATGCTGCGACACACGGCGTTCGGCATCACCTTCGTCCTCTGCATCTCTTGTGTCCTTGGGAAAACTATAGTGGTGTTAATGGCCTTTAAAGCGACACTTCCAGGTCGTAACATCATGAAATGGTTCGGCCCTCCACAGCAAAGAATGACTGTGGTGTCCTTCACGTTTATTCAAGTTGTAATATGTATCATTTGGTTGGTTGTCAGTCCCCCTTTTCCAATTAAAAACCTGACCACATACAAGGAGAGAATCATCCTGGAGTGTGCGTTGGGTTCAGCCATTGGGTTCTGGGCTGTGCTCGGGTACATAGGCCTGTTGGCCTTCTTTTGCTTCGTGTTAGCCGTTCTAGCTCGGAAGCTACCTGATAATTTTAATGAGGCAAAGCTCATAACTTTTAGCATGTTGATATTCTGTGCCGTCTGGATCACTTTTATTCCAGCTTACATCAGCTCTCCTGGTAAATTCACTGTGGCTGTGGAGATATTTGCCATCCTGGCCTCCAGCTTTGGATTAATTCTGTGTATATTTGCTCCAAAGATTTACATCATATTGTTTAAGCCCGAAAAGAACACCAAGAAACATTTGATGAACAAGAATGAATCCTAG